The following proteins are co-located in the Acinetobacter shaoyimingii genome:
- the nusG gene encoding transcription termination/antitermination protein NusG yields the protein MKRWYIIHAYSGYEKQVMRSLNDRIQRSAVADSFGEVLVPTEEVVEMKDGKKRKSERKFFPGYVLVEMEMNDDTWHIVKECPKVLGFIGGTAEKPAPITQKEADAILARVRNTGEAPRPKTMFEPGEELLVTDGPFTDFKGVVEEVQYEKSRLTLTINVFNRPTQVELEFRQVEKSM from the coding sequence ATGAAACGTTGGTACATTATTCATGCCTACTCAGGTTATGAAAAACAAGTGATGCGTTCGCTTAATGATCGAATCCAGCGTAGCGCTGTTGCCGATAGCTTTGGTGAAGTTCTTGTTCCTACCGAAGAAGTGGTAGAAATGAAGGATGGTAAGAAACGTAAGTCAGAGCGTAAATTCTTTCCAGGCTATGTATTAGTTGAAATGGAAATGAATGACGATACTTGGCACATTGTTAAAGAATGTCCAAAAGTACTCGGTTTTATTGGTGGTACAGCAGAAAAGCCTGCCCCAATTACGCAAAAAGAAGCTGATGCGATTCTTGCTCGTGTACGCAATACTGGTGAAGCACCACGTCCTAAGACGATGTTTGAACCAGGCGAAGAATTACTGGTGACTGATGGCCCATTCACAGACTTTAAGGGTGTTGTGGAAGAGGTTCAGTACGAGAAGTCACGTTTAACGTTGACAATCAATGTATTTAACAGACCGACTCAGGTTGAATTGGAATTTCGTCAAGTCGAAAAATCAATGTAA
- the rplA gene encoding 50S ribosomal protein L1, whose amino-acid sequence MAKLTKRQKAIAAAVEANKVYTLEEAVQVLTSLPAAKFKESLDVAVNLGVDPRKSDQVVRGATTLPAGTGKTVRVAVFAQGAAAEAAKAEGADIVGFDDLAESIQAGNLDFDVVIAAPDAMRVVGKLGTILGPRGLMPNPKVGTVTPDVAGAVKNAKAGQARYRVDKAGIIHAAIGQVGFSAEAVRQNVEALVADLKKAKPATSKGVYIKKITLSSTMGPGLVVDVANVSN is encoded by the coding sequence ATGGCTAAATTAACTAAACGTCAAAAAGCGATTGCTGCCGCTGTAGAAGCAAACAAAGTTTATACTTTGGAAGAAGCTGTACAAGTGTTGACAAGCCTTCCTGCTGCTAAATTCAAAGAATCTTTGGATGTTGCAGTAAACCTAGGTGTTGACCCTCGTAAATCTGACCAAGTTGTTCGTGGCGCGACTACACTTCCTGCAGGTACTGGTAAAACTGTACGTGTAGCTGTGTTTGCTCAAGGTGCTGCTGCTGAAGCTGCTAAAGCTGAAGGCGCTGACATCGTTGGTTTTGATGATCTTGCTGAAAGCATCCAAGCGGGTAACCTTGACTTCGACGTGGTAATTGCTGCTCCAGATGCAATGCGCGTTGTTGGTAAATTAGGTACGATTCTTGGTCCACGTGGCTTAATGCCAAACCCTAAAGTGGGTACTGTAACTCCTGACGTAGCTGGCGCTGTTAAAAACGCTAAAGCTGGTCAAGCACGTTACCGTGTAGACAAAGCAGGTATCATCCATGCTGCGATCGGTCAAGTAGGTTTCTCTGCTGAAGCTGTTCGTCAAAACGTTGAAGCTCTTGTAGCTGACCTTAAGAAAGCAAAACCTGCGACTTCTAAAGGTGTTTATATCAAAAAGATCACTTTGAGCTCTACTATGGGCCCTGGTCTTGTTGTTGATGTAGCAAACGTTTCTAACTAA
- the secE gene encoding preprotein translocase subunit SecE — MSNDKPRNVLSEAPIPQRNSSAEVVNSGSPVDVILWIFALALFAGALMVNQYLPAYWPPANNIWVRIGVILACIVVALGLLYATHQGKGFVRLLKDSRVELRRVVWPTKQETVTTSWQVLLVVVVTAIILWCFDYIIGWFMKFIIG, encoded by the coding sequence ATGTCGAATGATAAACCGCGTAACGTATTAAGCGAAGCGCCAATTCCCCAAAGAAACAGTTCTGCTGAAGTTGTCAATTCTGGTTCACCAGTTGACGTGATTTTATGGATTTTTGCATTGGCTTTATTTGCTGGTGCGCTCATGGTAAATCAATATCTTCCAGCGTATTGGCCTCCTGCGAACAATATTTGGGTTCGTATCGGGGTAATTTTGGCTTGTATCGTTGTGGCTTTAGGTTTATTATACGCCACCCATCAAGGCAAAGGCTTTGTTCGTTTGTTGAAAGATTCACGCGTTGAACTGCGTCGAGTTGTTTGGCCGACAAAGCAAGAAACAGTAACCACATCATGGCAAGTTTTACTTGTTGTTGTAGTCACAGCCATTATCTTATGGTGTTTTGACTATATTATTGGTTGGTTTATGAAGTTTATTATCGGGTAA
- the rplK gene encoding 50S ribosomal protein L11 has translation MAKKIDGYIKLQVPAGKANPSPPIGPALGQRGVNIMAFCKEFNAATQKVEAGLPIPVVITVYNDKSFTFIMKTPPAAILLKKAAGIQKGSAVPNKTKVGKLTRAQLEEIATTKEPDLTGADLDARVRTIAGSARSMGLEVEL, from the coding sequence ATGGCTAAGAAGATTGACGGCTATATCAAGCTGCAAGTTCCAGCTGGTAAAGCAAATCCATCTCCACCGATTGGTCCTGCACTAGGTCAACGTGGTGTTAACATCATGGCATTCTGTAAAGAATTCAATGCTGCAACACAAAAAGTTGAAGCTGGTCTACCAATTCCTGTAGTGATTACTGTGTACAACGACAAGTCGTTCACATTCATCATGAAAACTCCACCTGCTGCGATTCTTCTTAAGAAAGCTGCTGGTATCCAAAAGGGTTCTGCTGTACCAAACAAAACTAAAGTTGGTAAGTTGACTCGTGCTCAATTGGAAGAAATTGCGACTACTAAAGAACCAGATTTGACTGGTGCTGATTTAGACGCACGTGTACGTACCATTGCTGGTTCTGCGCGTTCTATGGGCTTGGAAGTGGAGCTTTAA
- the trpE gene encoding anthranilate synthase component I — MTTENQFQQLQAQGYNLIPVYRQRLADTDTPLSVFARLKDHSQAYLFESVEGGENWARYSIIGLGESTVFSCNAGQLTVQTVDGTVTTQACADPFQYIRDFQAQFKVPSKQDLPDLPSFTGGLVGYLGYDSVRYIEPRLKNVPTDDPVGLPDLWLMLSKTVIVFDNLKDTLFIIVHADTQDSDAYAKAQSQLDDIEALLATPVSLQAKKHTAPDFKSLTGKKKFLESIETVKEYIRAGDVMQVVPGHRMVSDFDGDPLQVYRALRHLNPSPYLFLVQGQTLSDGTPFHIVGSSPEILSRLENGIATVRPLAGTRPRGKTKEEDLALEKDLLSDEKEIAEHLMLIDLGRNDVGRVSKIGKVQVTDQMVIERYSHVMHIVSNVQGEVLDGVDALDVFKATFPAGTLSGAPKIRAMEIIDEVEPVKRGIFGGAVGYLGWHGEMDMSIAIRTCVIRENQVFVQAGAGLVVDSNPESEWNETQIKARAVIKAVELSSNGLIL, encoded by the coding sequence ATGACGACAGAAAACCAATTTCAACAGCTGCAAGCTCAAGGCTATAACCTTATTCCTGTATATCGTCAGCGTTTAGCAGATACAGATACACCGTTGTCTGTTTTTGCACGTTTAAAAGATCACAGCCAAGCCTATTTATTTGAGTCTGTTGAAGGTGGGGAAAATTGGGCGCGTTATTCGATCATTGGATTAGGCGAGTCGACTGTGTTTTCCTGTAATGCAGGACAGTTAACTGTACAAACAGTTGATGGAACGGTCACAACACAAGCATGCGCTGATCCATTTCAATATATTCGTGATTTTCAGGCACAGTTCAAAGTCCCTTCCAAGCAAGATCTACCCGACCTACCAAGTTTTACAGGTGGTTTGGTTGGGTATCTGGGTTATGACTCTGTTCGTTATATAGAGCCACGTTTAAAGAACGTGCCGACTGATGATCCTGTGGGATTACCAGATTTGTGGCTTATGCTGTCTAAAACGGTGATTGTCTTTGATAATCTAAAAGACACACTGTTTATTATTGTGCATGCTGATACGCAAGACTCAGATGCTTATGCAAAAGCACAATCACAGTTAGATGATATCGAAGCGTTATTGGCAACACCCGTAAGTTTGCAAGCAAAAAAACACACTGCACCTGATTTCAAATCGCTTACAGGGAAAAAGAAGTTCTTAGAGTCAATTGAGACGGTCAAAGAATACATTCGGGCAGGGGATGTGATGCAGGTTGTACCTGGGCATCGCATGGTTTCTGATTTTGATGGTGATCCATTGCAGGTCTATCGTGCATTGCGTCATTTAAATCCATCACCTTACTTATTCTTAGTGCAAGGTCAAACTCTGTCAGATGGTACGCCGTTTCATATTGTGGGATCTTCACCTGAAATTCTATCTCGTTTGGAAAATGGCATTGCCACTGTGCGTCCACTTGCTGGCACTCGTCCGCGTGGTAAAACCAAAGAAGAAGATTTGGCACTCGAAAAAGACCTGCTTTCTGATGAGAAAGAGATTGCAGAGCATCTCATGTTGATTGATTTAGGTCGTAATGATGTTGGGCGTGTGTCTAAAATTGGTAAAGTTCAAGTCACTGATCAAATGGTGATCGAACGCTATTCGCATGTCATGCATATTGTGTCCAATGTGCAAGGTGAAGTGCTGGATGGTGTTGATGCTTTGGATGTTTTTAAAGCAACTTTTCCAGCGGGTACACTTTCTGGTGCGCCAAAAATCCGTGCCATGGAAATTATTGACGAAGTTGAACCTGTAAAACGTGGAATTTTTGGTGGTGCTGTTGGTTATTTAGGCTGGCATGGCGAAATGGACATGTCTATTGCGATTCGAACTTGCGTCATCCGTGAAAATCAAGTGTTTGTGCAGGCTGGAGCGGGCTTGGTTGTGGACTCAAACCCTGAATCTGAGTGGAATGAAACCCAAATAAAAGCTCGCGCAGTGATCAAAGCGGTTGAATTATCGTCAAACGGATTGATTTTGTGA
- the tuf gene encoding elongation factor Tu — translation MAKAKFERNKPHVNVGTIGHVDHGKTTLTAAIATICAKTYGGEAKDYAAIDSAPEEKARGITINTSHVEYDSPTRHYAHVDCPGHADYVKNMITGAAQMDGAILVCAATDGPMPQTREHILLSRQVGVPYILVFLNKCDLVDDEELLELVEMEVRELLSTYDFPGDDTPIIRGSALAALNGDQGQYGESAVIELVSALDSYIPEPERAIDKAFLMPIEDVFSISGRGTVVTGRVESGIVKVGEEVEIVGIKDTVKTTVTGVEMFRKLLDEGRAGENCGVLLRGTKREDVQRGQVLAKPGTINPHTKFDAEVYVLSKEEGGRHTPFLNGYRPQFYFRTTDVTGAIQLKEGVEMVMPGDNVEMSVELIHPIAMDPGLRFAIREGGRTVGAGVVAKVTA, via the coding sequence ATGGCTAAGGCTAAGTTTGAACGTAATAAGCCACACGTTAACGTGGGCACAATTGGTCACGTTGACCATGGTAAAACAACTTTAACTGCTGCTATTGCAACTATCTGTGCAAAAACTTACGGCGGTGAAGCGAAAGATTACGCAGCAATCGACTCTGCACCAGAAGAAAAAGCGCGTGGTATTACAATTAATACTTCACACGTAGAATACGATTCTCCAACTCGTCACTACGCTCACGTAGACTGCCCAGGACACGCCGATTATGTTAAAAACATGATCACTGGTGCTGCTCAGATGGATGGTGCGATCCTTGTATGTGCTGCGACTGATGGTCCAATGCCACAAACTCGTGAACACATCCTTCTTTCTCGCCAAGTAGGTGTACCATACATCCTTGTGTTCCTTAACAAGTGTGACCTTGTTGATGATGAAGAGCTTCTTGAATTGGTAGAAATGGAAGTTCGTGAACTTCTTTCTACTTATGACTTCCCTGGTGATGACACTCCAATCATCCGTGGTTCAGCTTTAGCTGCGCTTAATGGTGACCAAGGTCAATATGGCGAGTCTGCAGTAATCGAATTAGTTTCTGCACTTGATTCTTACATTCCAGAACCAGAGCGTGCAATCGACAAAGCATTCTTAATGCCAATCGAAGACGTATTCTCTATCTCTGGTCGTGGTACAGTAGTAACTGGCCGTGTTGAATCAGGTATCGTGAAAGTAGGCGAAGAAGTTGAAATCGTTGGTATCAAAGACACAGTTAAAACAACTGTAACTGGCGTAGAAATGTTCCGTAAATTGCTTGACGAAGGTCGTGCAGGCGAGAACTGTGGTGTTCTTCTACGTGGTACTAAGCGTGAAGACGTACAGCGTGGTCAAGTACTTGCTAAACCAGGTACAATCAACCCGCACACTAAATTCGATGCAGAAGTATACGTACTTTCTAAAGAAGAAGGTGGTCGTCATACTCCATTCCTTAACGGTTACCGTCCACAGTTCTACTTCCGTACAACTGATGTAACTGGCGCGATTCAATTGAAAGAAGGCGTTGAAATGGTTATGCCTGGTGACAACGTTGAAATGTCAGTAGAATTAATCCACCCAATCGCAATGGACCCAGGTCTACGTTTTGCGATCCGTGAAGGTGGTCGTACAGTTGGTGCTGGTGTAGTTGCTAAAGTAACTGCATAA